Genomic segment of Deltaproteobacteria bacterium:
GACAAGGTAAGCGGATGCTTTGGGTGTAGGGAAGACGGTTGGAAGCCGTCGCGGACCCGCCGCTGTGAGTGGGGACGAAAGCCACACAGAGTGCCACTGTTCCGCGTGAGCGGAGCGGGAAGGCGTGGTGAGTAGGACGATCCACGAGCCAGAAAACCTGCCCAAGGCGTTTCTCCATGAAGATTCCTCGAGGAGTGGGAAAATGGAGTGGGCCAACAGAGAAAGCCTGATCTTCGTCGGGGATCAGGCTTTCTTTTTCTGAAATCGCCGCCAACTCTCTCCTGTTGTCAAACTCCTCTGCCCGAATCTTCGACCGGTCGTACCCAGCCGGATGGTTCATCCGCCCTCAGTGGGAGGAATCTCTCCGGCTCCGTGCAGGACAGTGTAAAACTCGAAAAAGGAGGAACAGAACATGAAGCCATCGCACAACCCCACACGTCCGCCGAAATCGACGGCCCGACCCGCCCACCCTTCACGGCACGGCAGGAGTCCGAAATCCCTTGCAAGGGGCCTCCTGGCACTCGCCTGTGCAGGGAGCCTCGCGCTGGCCCTGGATTCCACACCCTCTCCGGCCCAGGAGCCCGATGAGAAGTCGGAGGTCCCCGTACTTCGCGAGGTTGTCGTAACGGCGACGAGACGGCAGGAAGAGATCCGGAAGGTCCCGGGCAACGTCACCGTCATCACCGAGAAGGACATAGAGAACTGGGAGACGATGACCGTGGCCGATCTGCTCCGGTCACAGGAAGGGATCGTGGTGAGAGATCTCCTGGGAAACGGAAAGGCCGCCCAGGTGGACCTCCGTGGATTCGGGGAGACAGCGCCCTTCAACACCCTCGTCCTGGTTGACGGGAGACGGGTCAACGAGATCGATCTGAGCGGTGTCGATTGGACCCAGATCCCTCTGGATCAGGTGGAGCGCTTGGAGATCGTCCGGGGCACCGGAAGCGTCCTGTACGGGGACAACGCGGTTGGTGGAGTGATCAATATCATCACCAAATCCCCTGAGGGAAAACCTTCGGCCATGATCGGCGGCGTCGGCGGAAGTTACGGGCGCAACGGGGCCAAAGCCTCTGTCGGCGGCGGGACCGAGAAAATCGCGGCCTCTTTGACCGGCAGCTATGACGCAACAAGCGGATACAGGGACAACGAAGACTTCCGGAGAGGGGATGTCGGAGGAAAGGTCATCTACGATGTGACCGACGCTATCAGCCTCAACCTTACCGGATCCTATCACCGTGACGAATACGGTCTGCCGGGCCCACTCACGGAAGCAGAAGTCGAGGTGGACAGGCGGTCCACCAGCAGGCCCCTCGACAATGCCAGAACCAGGGACGGGTACCTGAAGCTCGGCACGGATTGGGATCTGGGAGAGTACGGGCGAATCGTGGCGGACCTCTCGTACAGGGACCGGAACAACAGGGACGAGTTCGTCAGCTATTCGTCGGCTTCGGATCGGGATACCGCAACCTGGGCCTTCACCCCTCGATACATCTGGGACGGAGAGATCACGGACCGCCCAAACACCCTCACCGCAGGAATCGATATCTATGCATCCGACCTGGACGCGGATTTTTTCTTTGGAACGCCCCTTGCTCCCTCGGGCTTTTCCAGGATCGAAAAGGATTCCTACGGGTTTTATGCGAGCGATGAATTTTCCCTGTCCGACAACCTCATCCTTTCCCTGGGTGCCCGGCACGAAGAGGTCAAGTACGATCTCGAACAGGAGGATTTCCTCTTCGGCCTCGTCCCCCTGGATGAAACAGTGAAAGACTCTGCAAATGCATACACCGCAGGACTCACCCTCCTCTACGGCAAAGGATCCTCCGCCTTTGTCCGAGTCAACCAGAGTTTTCGATTTCCCCTCACGGATGAACTCGTCGTCTTTGATTTCGTGAATA
This window contains:
- a CDS encoding TonB-dependent receptor produces the protein MKPSHNPTRPPKSTARPAHPSRHGRSPKSLARGLLALACAGSLALALDSTPSPAQEPDEKSEVPVLREVVVTATRRQEEIRKVPGNVTVITEKDIENWETMTVADLLRSQEGIVVRDLLGNGKAAQVDLRGFGETAPFNTLVLVDGRRVNEIDLSGVDWTQIPLDQVERLEIVRGTGSVLYGDNAVGGVINIITKSPEGKPSAMIGGVGGSYGRNGAKASVGGGTEKIAASLTGSYDATSGYRDNEDFRRGDVGGKVIYDVTDAISLNLTGSYHRDEYGLPGPLTEAEVEVDRRSTSRPLDNARTRDGYLKLGTDWDLGEYGRIVADLSYRDRNNRDEFVSYSSASDRDTATWAFTPRYIWDGEITDRPNTLTAGIDIYASDLDADFFFGTPLAPSGFSRIEKDSYGFYASDEFSLSDNLILSLGARHEEVKYDLEQEDFLFGLVPLDETVKDSANAYTAGLTLLYGKGSSAFVRVNQSFRFPLTDELVVFDFVNTGSIRINSDIKPQIGHHLDIGVRHFFTPDVQANVTLFHAEIEDEIFFNPLTYTNENYPETLHQGIEVGARAQLLKKITVFGNYTYEKATFEKGSFSGNDIPAVPRHKANLGLKISDFAPGLTFAADYNYVGSSYLISDVANDSSKLDAYFTVNARLTYNWKWLRAYAGVNNATDEKYSEYGVVSGFSQTSYFYPAPGRNWVAGIEASF